The following proteins are encoded in a genomic region of Cricetulus griseus strain 17A/GY chromosome 7, alternate assembly CriGri-PICRH-1.0, whole genome shotgun sequence:
- the LOC100768530 gene encoding immunity-related GTPase family M protein 1 isoform X1 — translation MKPSHKSWEAEPLLPNMAETSYAPLNSSFAFATSYQTAGGILPEVSRTVERALKEGKMLDVVYGVKETVAALSQTPVNITVTGDSGNGMSSFINALRIIGHEEDASAPTGVVRTTQTRAKYSSSQFPNVVLWDLPGLGATAQTVDNYGEEMKFNMYDLFIIIASEQFSLNHVNLAKVIQRMGKRFYIVWTKLDRDLSTCVLSEVRLLQNIRENIQENLQKEGVNIPPIFLVSNLDPLLHDFPKLRDMLHKDLSNIRCCVPLNTLSGTCEKIIDEKVAFLKERVGNGGSEHSVCIRDDDDMEECVKTYRLKFGIDDQSLQQVAQSMGTVVQEYKANLKSQNMHTLRRGDWRLRLMTCILVSVFFSILKYLPCLRCCVAWFRRKKHRRVLQLVAQDTKIILKKIGKDSISPPLT, via the exons ATGAAACCATCACACAAGTCCTGGGAG GCTGAGCCACTACTCCCCAACATGGCAGAGACCTCTTACGCACCACTGAATTCGTCCTTCGCCTTTGCCACGTCATATCAAACAGCGGGTGGTATTTTACCCGAAGTCAGCAGGACCGTTGAAAGGGCCTTGAAAGAAGGGAAAATGCTGGATGTGGTGTATGGGGTCAAGGAGACTGTGGCAGCATTGTCCCAAACTCCAGTGAACATCACTGTGACTGGGGACTCGGGCAACGGCATGTCATCTTTCATCAATGCGCTCCGAATCATTGGCCATGAGGAAGATGCCTCGGCTCCCACTGGGGTGGTGAGGACCACACAGACACGGGCAAAATACTCTTCGTCCCAGTTTCCCAATGTGGTACTGTGGGACCTGCCTGGCTTGGGGGCCACAGCCCAAACCGTGGATAACTATGGGGAAGAGATGAAATTCAACATGTATGATTTGTTCATCATCATTGCCTCTGAACAGTTCAGCTTGAATCATGTAAATCTTGCCAAAGTCATCCAGAGGATGGGGAAGAGATTCTATATTGTCTGGACCAAGCTGGACAGGGACCTCAGTACATGTGTCCTTTCAGAGGTCCGGCTCCTACAGAATATACGGGAGAATATCCAGGAGAATCTCCAAAAGGAGGGGGTGAACATACCCCCCATATTCTTGGTATCCAATCTAGACCCTTTACTACATGACTTTCCAAAGCTTAGGGACATGCTGCACAAAGACCTCTCCAACATCAGGTGCTGTGTGCCCTTAAACACTCTTTCTGGCACCTGTGAGAAGATCATTGATGAAAAAGTGGCTTTCTTGAAGGAGAGAGTAGGCAATGGAGGTTCGGAGCATTCTGTTTGCATCAGGGATGATGATGACATGGAAGAGTGTGTGAAAACGTACCGACTAAAATTTGGTATAGATGATCAATCACTTCAGCAGGTAGCCCAGAGCATGGGGACGGTAGTGCAAGAGTACAAGGCCAACCTGAAGTCCCAAAACATGCACACTCTCCGAAGAGGGGACTGGAGACTGAGACTGATGACTTGTATTTTGGTGAGCGTGTTCTTTAGCATTCTTAAATATCTCCCATGCTTACGCTGCTGTGTCGCCTGGTTCAGACGCAAAAAACACAGACGCGTGCTTCAATTAGTTGCCCAGGACACCAAGATCATCCTGAAGAAAATCGGGAAAGATTCCATCAGCCCTCCTCTAACCTAG
- the LOC100768530 gene encoding immunity-related GTPase family M protein 1 isoform X2: MAETSYAPLNSSFAFATSYQTAGGILPEVSRTVERALKEGKMLDVVYGVKETVAALSQTPVNITVTGDSGNGMSSFINALRIIGHEEDASAPTGVVRTTQTRAKYSSSQFPNVVLWDLPGLGATAQTVDNYGEEMKFNMYDLFIIIASEQFSLNHVNLAKVIQRMGKRFYIVWTKLDRDLSTCVLSEVRLLQNIRENIQENLQKEGVNIPPIFLVSNLDPLLHDFPKLRDMLHKDLSNIRCCVPLNTLSGTCEKIIDEKVAFLKERVGNGGSEHSVCIRDDDDMEECVKTYRLKFGIDDQSLQQVAQSMGTVVQEYKANLKSQNMHTLRRGDWRLRLMTCILVSVFFSILKYLPCLRCCVAWFRRKKHRRVLQLVAQDTKIILKKIGKDSISPPLT, encoded by the coding sequence ATGGCAGAGACCTCTTACGCACCACTGAATTCGTCCTTCGCCTTTGCCACGTCATATCAAACAGCGGGTGGTATTTTACCCGAAGTCAGCAGGACCGTTGAAAGGGCCTTGAAAGAAGGGAAAATGCTGGATGTGGTGTATGGGGTCAAGGAGACTGTGGCAGCATTGTCCCAAACTCCAGTGAACATCACTGTGACTGGGGACTCGGGCAACGGCATGTCATCTTTCATCAATGCGCTCCGAATCATTGGCCATGAGGAAGATGCCTCGGCTCCCACTGGGGTGGTGAGGACCACACAGACACGGGCAAAATACTCTTCGTCCCAGTTTCCCAATGTGGTACTGTGGGACCTGCCTGGCTTGGGGGCCACAGCCCAAACCGTGGATAACTATGGGGAAGAGATGAAATTCAACATGTATGATTTGTTCATCATCATTGCCTCTGAACAGTTCAGCTTGAATCATGTAAATCTTGCCAAAGTCATCCAGAGGATGGGGAAGAGATTCTATATTGTCTGGACCAAGCTGGACAGGGACCTCAGTACATGTGTCCTTTCAGAGGTCCGGCTCCTACAGAATATACGGGAGAATATCCAGGAGAATCTCCAAAAGGAGGGGGTGAACATACCCCCCATATTCTTGGTATCCAATCTAGACCCTTTACTACATGACTTTCCAAAGCTTAGGGACATGCTGCACAAAGACCTCTCCAACATCAGGTGCTGTGTGCCCTTAAACACTCTTTCTGGCACCTGTGAGAAGATCATTGATGAAAAAGTGGCTTTCTTGAAGGAGAGAGTAGGCAATGGAGGTTCGGAGCATTCTGTTTGCATCAGGGATGATGATGACATGGAAGAGTGTGTGAAAACGTACCGACTAAAATTTGGTATAGATGATCAATCACTTCAGCAGGTAGCCCAGAGCATGGGGACGGTAGTGCAAGAGTACAAGGCCAACCTGAAGTCCCAAAACATGCACACTCTCCGAAGAGGGGACTGGAGACTGAGACTGATGACTTGTATTTTGGTGAGCGTGTTCTTTAGCATTCTTAAATATCTCCCATGCTTACGCTGCTGTGTCGCCTGGTTCAGACGCAAAAAACACAGACGCGTGCTTCAATTAGTTGCCCAGGACACCAAGATCATCCTGAAGAAAATCGGGAAAGATTCCATCAGCCCTCCTCTAACCTAG
- the LOC100768826 gene encoding uncharacterized protein LOC100768826, with the protein MGQTSSSTPPQKEDPNSTSSLGSDLHNFRMETKILSQELATLIGSYLEDGNLRGTVSAISNALIDIENAPLNIAVMGEIGAGKSSLINALQGVGPDEEGAAASTGVICTTTERAPYPYAKLPSVTLWDLPGIGSTAFQPHDYLKKIKFEEYDFFIIVSSGRFKHNDAELAKAIVQVNRSFYFVRTHTDHDLMVHKQCSPRRFNRENVLKQIRNTISSMLKEITQQEPPVFLVSNFDVSDFDFPKLETTLLKDLPAHKRHIFMLTLPSVTHSTIDQKRDTMKQKVWKESVMPRAWTNIPFRGLTKNDVEKLEETLNLCRSSFGLDETSLVNIAEDTYVTLEELKANIKSPHLFSEEQGKSLTDKLLEYISNPYFSKVFHLQNYFIDTVANDVKILLSKEELFTEKHLLLQTATHKPSRPSPSTAQLLASSFENFFKNFKKESKILSEETIALIESHLENKNLPGAVSAISDALRNVDRAPLNIAVTGETGAGKSSFINALKGVWDEKEGAAPTGVTETTMKRTPYTHPKLPTVTIWDLPGIGSTSFPLQNYLTEMKFAEYDFFVIISATRFKDTDAHLAKAIAKMNTKFYFVRTKIDHDLDNERRSKSKTFNRHSVLKKIRDDYSKHLKEALSSEPRIFLVSNFDVSDFDFPELETTLLGELPAHKRHIFMLSLHSVTESAIDRKRDFLKQKIWLEALKAGAWATIPLGGLVRDKIQKVEETLDLYRSYFGLDDASLENIAKDFNVSVNEIKAHLKSFHLLTRAKDMSLEEKLLKYIEYISSVTGGPLATGLYFRKTFYLKSLFIDTVSSDAKTLLNKEEFLSKKVGSCMSDDTEYWEALTEP; encoded by the exons ATGGGTCAGACCTCCTCTTCTACACCCCCTCAGAAGGAAGATCCTAATTCAACCTCCAGCCTTGGTTCAGATCTTCACAATTTCAGGATGGAAAccaaaatcctgtctcaggaattAGCCACCTTGATAGGATCATACCTAGAGGATGGAAACCTTCGGGGAACAGTTTCTGCAATCAGCAATGCTCTGATTGACATCGAGAACGCCCCGCTGAACATTGCAGTGATGGGGGAGATTGGGGCTGGGAAATCCAGTCTCATCAATGCTCTACAGGGAGTGGGGCCTGATGAAGAGGGTGCCGCTGCTTCCACTGGAGTGATATGTACAACCACTGAGAGAGCACCATACCCATACGCAAAATTGCCCAGTGTGACACTATGGGACCTGCCTGGCATTGGGTCCACCGCCTTCCAACCACATGATTATCTGAAGAAAATCAAGTTTGAGGAGTATGACTTCTTCATTATTGTCTCTTCTGGACGCTTTAAACATAATGATGCAGAACTAGCCAAAGCCATTGTGCAAGTGAATAGGAGTTTCTATTTTGTTCGAACCCACACAGATCATGATCTAATGGTTCATAAACAGTGTAGTCCTCGGAGATTCAATAGAGAGAATGTCTTAAAGCAGATCCGAAATACCATTTCAAGTATGCTTAAGGAAATTACCCAGCAGGAGCCTCCAGTCTTCTTAGTCTCTAACTTTGATGTGTCTGACTTTGACTTCCCAAAGCTAGAGACCACCCTTCTAAAGGATCTCCCAGCCCACAAACGCCACATCTTCATGCTCACTTTGCCAAGTGTTACTCATTCCACCATAGACCAGAAGAGGGATACAATGAAACAGAAGGTCTGGAAGGAATCTGTAATGCCAAGAGCATGGACTAACATACCATTTAGAGGTTTAACCAAAAATGATGTAGAGAAATTGGAAGAAACTTTGAACCTCTGCAGATCTTCCTTTGGCCTGGATGAGACATCTCTGGTAAACATCGCTGAGGATACGTACGTGACACTGGAGGAACTCAAGGCAAACATTAAGTCTCCACATTTGTTTTCAGAAGAGCAGGGTAAATCCTTAACAGATAAACTGTTAGAGTACATTAGCAATCCTTACTTCTCAAAGGTTTTCCACTTACAAAATTACTTCATTGACACTGTGGCAAATGATGTTAAAATTCTTCTCAGTAAAGAAGAGCTTTTTACAGAGAAG catcttctaCTGCAAACAGCTACACACAAGCCTTCCAGGCCCTCTCCTTCAACGGCTCAGCTTTTGGCATCCAGCtttgaaaatttttttaagaatttcaagAAGGAGAGCAAAATCCTCTCTGAGGAAACCATCGCCTTGATTGAATCCCACCTGGAGAATAAGAACCTTCCCGGAGCCGTTTCTGCAATCAGCGATGCTCTGAGAAACGTCGACAGAGCCCCACTAAACATCGCGGTGACGGGAGAAACAGGGGCGGGCAAATCCAGCTTTATCAATGCCCTGAAAGGAGTGTGGGATGAAAAAGAAGGCGCAGCCCCGACTGGGGTGACAGAGACAACCATGAAGAGAACTCCATACACACACCCAAAGCTTCCCACAGTCACAATATGGGACCTGCCTGGCATTGGGTCCACTTCCTTCCCACTTCAAAACTACCTAACGGAAATGAAGTTTGCTGAGTACGACTTTTTCGTTATCATTTCAGCTACCCGCTTCAAAGACACTGATGCACATCTGGCCAAAGCCATCGCCAAGATGAATACAAAGTTCTACTTTGTCCGAACCAAGATAGATCATGACTTAGATAATGAACGGAGGAGTAAATCTAAGACTTTCAACAGACATAGTGTCTTAAAGAAAATTCGAGATGACTATTCAAAGCATCTCAAGGAAGCCCTCTCCAGTGAGCCTCGAATCTTCTTGGTCTCTAACTTCGATGTGTCCGACTTTGACTTCCCAGAGCTGGAGACCACCCTATTGGGTGAGCTCCCAGCCCACAAGCGCCACATCTTCATGCTGTCCTTGCACAGTGTTACTGAGTCTGCCATTGACCGGAAGAGGGATTTCCTGAAACAGAAGATCTGGCTGGAGGCCTTGAAGGCTGGAGCATGGGCCACCATTCCACTTGGGGGCTTGGTCAGAGATAAAATACAGAAGGTAGAGGAGACCTTGGATCTCTACAGGTCTTACTTTGGGCTGGATGATGCCTCACTGGAAAATATTGCTAAGGATTTTAACGTGTCTGTAAATGAAATCAAGGCACACCTTAAGTCTTTCCATTTGCTAACAAGGGCCAAAGACATGTCCTTAGAAGAAAAACTATtgaaatatattgaatatatttccTCTGTTACTGGGGGGCCGCTTGCCACAGGCCTTTACTTTAGGAAGACTTTCTATTTGAAGAGTCTCTTCATTGACACCGTGTCAAGTGATGCCAAGACTCTTCTCAATAAGGAGGAGTTTTTATCAAAGAAGGTGGGGTCGTGCATGTCTGACGACACAGAATACTGGGAAGCTCTAACGGAGCCATGA